In Acipenser ruthenus chromosome 1, fAciRut3.2 maternal haplotype, whole genome shotgun sequence, the genomic stretch CAAACTGCTCCAAATTACTGTCAGCATCAACTATTACAATGACTGTCTAAAGTTAAAACTCTGGAGAGAGCTGCTCATAAGAAAGGCAGGGACTTTTTCTACAGTATAGTCTTCTAACAGTTTCCATCAACACAGGTGGATACTTGAGAGTAAACAAACATGCAATGCCGAGTCAAATCCATTAAAATCATTTGTTGCTAGAGACCTATTAAAAATACTCAGTTACATGTACATTATATACATCtgacaaaaaaaacccatcacCACCAGTACTGTAGGCTATTTGTTAAGTTGTGTATAAAGACAAAGTCACTattctgtaaatactgtatataatattcaGCTACTTTTTAACACCGATTTGTACATGTGTTTAGCCtattgtttttacttgaaatTGACGCATTACTATTgcaaaaataaatgatatatcaCAAACACAACTGCTGCTAACCACATAGTTGAAACACAAACTGAAAGTTATCACAAACTTCCTCAACACAAAATGAGACCATGATGTTTCAATTTAGATGAAAAGTATTGCACTTTATGTTGAAAACTATCTGTGCTGTAATAACCGTACAGTAGGCTACAGTTTCATTGTATTGGTCCAACAAAATCAGCTTTCTGGTCTAATCATGAGCTAACAATCATAACGAAACGGCGTATAAACATATTCACTTACAAGCACCGATTAAAtttggggtttatttttaaatacagatacagtacatacagaacTGACTAATTGGTAAACAATTACCTACTCCTAactgtattatattttaaaacaaatgcactATAAAATATCCTAATTTCAAAGTATAatcaacaaagcaaaataaaGGCGTATTTAAACAACACTTTAACTAAacacatcattttaaatattgtacttGACTACTGTTTAAGTGCTTATGAGTTCATAAATAGATGAAAGCAGATTAATcactttaaaacaaataaaataaacggaTCGTAATCTCAATTTTTAGTTAGCCTATGGTATGAATCATCACCCCTGTTTCCTTGCCGGTCCCACAATGGCCAGGGCCTGCGTGAATGGATTTCCCCATCTTATTCTTACCCGGCCATAGTGAACTTGACTACGGTGAGCCTGGAACCGGCGCCTGTGAGCTCTGGCTGGAACTCAGAGTCATTCCCGATTATCTTCACTACAACAGGACGTTTTTTACACGTCTTGAAAAACACTGTGATAATGTCAATACTTTCAGAAAGTAACACCACAAATGTTGACTTATGTTAGCAAAAGAACCACAACTCGCTTATCACACAGCAAACACGCCCCGTCAATTCGCTTGACGGTAGAGACGCACTCTACCAATCAGAGGCACGATGAATAGGAAGGGGCGGGGGATTAACCCTTAGCAACGACACAATTACCTGGTAACTTTCGAACAGAACTCGCGTAAATGTCATAAGAGTGTCGCAAATTGCCAGAAAGTCCCAGAGCGTGTTCGTCTTTCCTGGACCGGACTGTTTCTGCATAGTCACTCTTTTTCGTACTTCTTCGGTGTTGCTCAAGAGCAGCTGTATCGGTTGAgtgttgtttcttttagtattagaGCAGCGCAAGGTACAATACAAATTGGAGTCATGAATGGAATTTCCAAGATAAATAAAGTTATGAGTTATGCATTTATCAATTGGGTTTTGCACACTTATAGTTAGACTATATAGGGCAAGTTTTGAAATCAGTTCACCGATTGTGAAGGCGCGCATACAAATTGTTCACTGAGTGTGTGCTAATATAAATGAGATGATAAGACCATTTTTAATATCGGTTATAAAAGTTTTATTATAAGTGTTTCAGAGACTTAAAATAAACAGTTGGTAAAGCACTGAATTTTTTAAAGGGCTAAAGAATAGAACTGGTTAACAAAAACAAGACTTGTTAAATAACACGAAATAATATTGAACTGAATCCAGGGCTTGTTGGTGAGCCTTTGGGGTTTGCCAGACGGTTAGGGAGTGACGTGGAAGTAATTAAAAACCGTCAAATCCGCGAGCTGCAAACCTGGTGCTGTCAGAAGACAACTGAAACAAACAGTTCAAACAGACACGGcacattttaactgtttttttaaaaatatctgtCTAAGTATGCCTTTTGAACACAAACATGTCATTATACttggttgtatttgttttattttgctctgtataGGTAATTTTGGCGTCAGAAGATCAAGTAAGTCCGaccataaatgtacagtaacattctattatgaaaatgtttctttttaagaTTACAGTAGTAAGTtatgtattgtatgtatgtgtgcgtatatatatatatatagagagagagagagagagagagagagagagagagagagagagaattgaatAAGTTTGTGGTATATTCACAGGGCTGCTATACACACCAGACACGATGTAACTTTTCATCGGGCGATAAGATCATACACACATGAAGCGACACACACACGTGATACAACATATTTGAAAACTACCATATCTATGTAACtataataaaaaatgcaattgaaaaaaactgatcaagactggtacatattcgtcaacaagATCTGggaattatgagtgtcttctctgacagtatttcaacatatggcaataaatcatacataccaggcttatctagttccttcatatttatttatttatttatttatttatttatttcttagcagacgcccttatccagggcgacttacaatcgtaaccaaatacatttcaagtatagGTTTAATTTTGTGGCATCGCTGCACATTTTCACTTGTCTCAACACCTCTGGTTAAAGGCCTTAAATCACAAGCCCAGAGAAGGGTGAGTGGTTTACGTAAGGACATCCTCCTAAggcaaataaaaaatgtatactacGAACGATtaagtattctgtttataccgtaatacagtagtgttcaaaagtttgAAAACTGCAAATTATTTACAGGAATACTAGGGTTGTcaattgtattgcccatttttcctcactcagaccctttacttactaaatatctttgtATTCCTAAATATATAATTGTctgttctttaaaaatatgctaaatattttactgAGCAAGACATGTCGCAAGTAGAATGGTACTCCGAAATGTGCTccttttctaggaaagcagcacaacTGGGgttggggagtttgttgctgAATAACTTCACTCAGagtacttgctcactaaatagcTTGGTACTGGGTAGttcattgtctcctctttaaaaatatgcaagatattttaatgaacagtctccCACAAGTACTGTGGTCCCACAAATATTATCTACTTACTACCAATGCGGAATGACTGGGTGtgacattttctcttcattttacgcTCAGAAATAGGTTTCTTGCTAAGGACTGCCAAGGACAAAACTAACAATAAGCGGGTACAGTATTTGCTCTCTATTTCATGGAAAACATGATTTTCCTGAGTGGTGACGGCCAAGACTGTTACAATATTCAATGTAGtgtaattttttaaatattaaatcagttaattcagggattattttacctgctGGATCTTTAATTGTCAGCAGACTGGTAGCTGGCATTTCTTGTCTAAACTCGTTCCCAAGGAAATcggagtccaaatcaaaacaacaatagaaatctgaAATAATTTAAGACAATTCAAAGTTGTTATAAAGCACGTATATGTGGCAGTACTGTTGAAACTACCAAAGCACAGTTCTGTTCTGAATTTCAGCAGTGCAGCATtggattggaatgtaaacaaagacacattcaaaactagtTCCGGTAAGCATGCTATCCCACTCATGTCATCCCACTCAAGTGGAATAAGAAAAATGTGTCCCACGCTAGACAGTCACACTTGTATATCAGTTCACAGGCAATTAATTGTTgttattctgaaaataaatacaaaaaaaaaaaaacatgattgttAGTGCTGCCTGATCTAGGTGCTCTAGTAACTCTTATGTTGCTACCCATGTAATGTGGCTGCCATAGTTCACCAACTATTTCAATGCCAATTTCCAAGGACCTGAAATCAGGCAAGAATTGTTTAATGCTGCCCTCTTAAATATAGATTGGAAAGATGGATGCATTGTTTCACGAAAACCAAACAACTGCTACTGTGAAAAGCTGGGTCACCCTGATTAACATCACAGTATTTGAATTACTTGTAGCAAATTTCTTTTCAGAGTTTATCTGGATAAGCAGTTCCCATGCAATATAGGTTACAGTGTCATTAGTTAGGAGATCTGCATTtctggttttatttgttttacagtttgggcaaaaaaatgtttccattttttaaaattgtttaatcTGGCATTATTCTCACACATAAAATATAGTGAAATCAGGTTACAGTATATCTTGCTCTTAACAAATAAACCAGTTTAGCAATCTTGCATTTACTAcacttatttaaaatgaaaatccttttttttttttttttactacatatAATAGCTACACAGCATTAATGAATGGATCTGACGGGCTagttactgatttatttttttccagaccATTTTCATGTTATTACTAATTTACACATTTTGATTTGGGGGATGGAGATCAGGCTTTCTGAAGTTTAACCTTAAAATTAGAAACCCAATATAACCCAAGAACTTTGTTCTAATATCCATACCAGCTTGAGTGATCAGTCGTTTGATTTGGAAACAGACCACTGCCACATTGCCCTATGATCAATTATCCAAATAATTACTAATAATAAACTCCCAAAAAGGTACAGTAAAAGGTGGATACAAACTACTTTGGGCCagatttaaagcttttttttgctGCTCAGAGCTTGTCCCATACCTGTCTAATTACATTTgattcatcttttttttatatagacaaGGAATGCAGATTGTTTGAACTCTATGGATTTATATTTAGTCTTTAAATGTATATTAAGATGTGATCTCTCTACAAAAAGAGCAAGTTAAAAAAAGAGTCATCTCAATGAAATAAGAAATTGGCCAAACTTTTGGAAACATGTATGTGGACACATGAGTGACATTAAAAATAGTCCCAGCTTTGTCTTTAGAAAGTGGCTGATTATTACTTGACAGTTTTTGTACACTTGatctgtacattttttataataatgtcCTACACTTTTTTCACAGATACtgatacaaaacagaaaagacaTTACAGTGACCACACTAGGATTCATGAACATGGGAAACTACCTGTTAACAAAATTAACCTAACTCGTAAAATGAACCAAAACAAGGTATGTAATACATTTATCTTCGTTTGAGCTGAAAACCAATTAAAACATATGTTCCTGATGTGTCTTCACAGTGAAAAGCAACACTCTATGCTGTCATATGAGTGAACTCTCACCTATTTGCCAGaggacaaaaataaatgaacGCAGAACACCTAGAACAAGGTTACAACGAGCAAACATTTCCATTCCAGGAACACCTGGATACATTGGTCAATACAGCCACTGTTTTGAGGGATGAGCTGTTTGTATGGGCATCCACATCACACCCCTTGTGAAGTCACAGggatccttctgctttcccatAATTGTTTCTGAATTGTTGTATTGAACACATTGACACAGATCTTTTTTTTAGGTCTAATGAATCTAGGTTTGCCCCCTTTCCACGTTTTCCCTGGATTGTCCAGGTTTTGAGGAAGGCGTCACGGGAATCCAATATGCCTTTCCAGCACACTAAATGTCAGTACCATAAATTGAGCACAAGCTAGAtaaatcaggatacaatattactgcaatacaatattaattggttgtcaatactatagtagtaatattatcCATGTTTCCTATTGGATAAATATAGGATTTCTAGGGAGAGTTTAAACTTTAACAACCCCCCTGCCTTTCAGAGGTCCTTGTTTTTTGTACTCAGGGGTGACAACTCTAATGGATCTTGTGACACATCACATGACtacatatatttacatacattttacattctgttttttttttggtcattcaAACAGTTTGAGGTTTCTCAGCGCAATCATTTACAAGATACTGTACCCATGCCCAATTTTTAAGGGAGAAGCTCTTTTCCTTCTTTCTTGATAATAGTCAAGTTGTTAAAGAGTAGATAAAGACTGGTTCAACCCGCTTTTCATCTTGGTgcatttgtgttaaaaaaaaggtCAATAAAGTTACTGCTAAAGTAAACTATACCAAAAAgcaattgaattattatttatttctatgcagacgcccttatccaggccccCTTTCTTGGAAATAAATCTGAAGCTCCTGCTTTGTGTCCCTCCCAATCTGGATATTTGTTGCATGTAATGCTACAAATAGTTCAggttttatacattttctttgtatttgttaGGCTTCATCACTATTGGATGAAGAAAAAAGGCTTTACATAATAGTTATTTATTTGGAAACAGCTCTCTACAGTTGTGCACTTGTGTATGGGATCCTACATTTGCCACTTTGTTGGAATGTAAGTATTTTtagttagttttgttttgttttaatgtgtaaCACATTAGTATATTAATTACGCTTAACCTAGATAAGCCATTGGTTTAGTCACCAATTTACACtgctggcaaaaaaataaaatattgcatatactgtatgaataTACTCTACCAGTATTGTTAGATCTGctgagtatttttttgtttgtttgtttgtttttttggaaaataCTTTTGGGTGCCGTGAAAGGCCCTGTATAAAATCAGCTTTGTGTTTTTAcctattatttgcaaaaaatataattctcaatagtacatttttgttttgctgttgatcATCTTGTTTTACAGACTCAAGTTAGCAATTTATTCTCCTGTCACAATACTGTAGGTTCACTTATTAAAGTAATAGGACACCTCCTCCTGCCCATATAAACTATTTCCTATAACCTTTAACACAAGAAGAGAACTTCTGTGACAGGATAAACAGTCaaagtaaatgttttaaataaaaatatcaacaacaatgcatgtaaaaaaaaaaaaaaaccttctatcTTCTAACCAAACAAAAATATGATTTATAGaatcagatacatttttttcgcccataaaaaaaaaggttaatctTCGTGAGCtagattataataaaataatttatacagGCTTCATAACAagcaattcaaaaaaaaaaaaaaaagttatgttaaTAATGTAAAGATAATAATATTTGTGAATATGAGAAAAGTCAAGGACCAAGTTAAGTATGGTACAACTAT encodes the following:
- the LOC117420956 gene encoding uncharacterized protein LOC117420956, encoding MLTYVSKRTTTRLSHSKHAPSIRLTNSRKCHKSVANCQKVPERVRLSWTGLFLHSHSFSYFFGVAQEQLYRLSVVSFSIRAAQGNFGVRRSNTDTKQKRHYSDHTRIHEHGKLPVNKINLTRKMNQNKASSLLDEEKRLYIIVIYLETALYSCALVYGILHLPLCWNPADRRKHNQVGPTTDMSSDNPQKEKVSFGSNEAMMMNFKTDEM